In Zerene cesonia ecotype Mississippi chromosome 20, Zerene_cesonia_1.1, whole genome shotgun sequence, the genomic stretch GACGACCGCTCCACGCTGCGAATGTTACGCGTTCCGTGACGTTCGCGCGCCGAATccgtatttgatttttataaaataccagacgctcgtcccgtctccgcccggatattaaGATTCCTGCTTTATCCCAAGTGAGCaattaatcgggataaaaagtatcatatcACCCGAGTCAGGTCagaccctgtctgtataccaaacttcttcaaaatccgttcagtacattcagcgtgattgacggacaatcatgcaaataaacaaactttcacatttataatattagtgtgattaatattcattaataaaagaCGTTTCAacgattttttctttaaagtcCATTTACGATATTTAATGTCagcgattttaataatatttagaaatgaaaaactttttaacggattttaaacgcgatttatacaTTTCTATGATTGTATCATAGTCAAGTTGTACTTGACTATCATACAAAGCTATTTCTCCGTATCTGGTACGTTGAGTGTTATTCTGAGTGTTGGTTGTATTGGCTGATAGTGTTATATTTCGTTATTAAAAACCTATTCTAAAATAAGTGACAACCATAGGCGCCAACGCAAGAGTAGATTAGATTAGAGTAGATATTAACTCGCCGATCGGCCTCGGTTACCCTACCGTTCCGTAGGGAAGTAGTGTGTACTGTGTTATATACTTGTACAGCTACGCTCAACgttcatttcaaaatatcaCACGCATGTCGCCTAACAATAAAGTCGCAATTCGCAAGAATGTCATTTCAAAGGTTGGCTGTGTCGCAAGTCGCTGTCATTTGCCGATACCATTTTTTGCACTGACGCCATATTAAGTTGGTATTGTTAAACGAAGGATTGAGTAAAGTACCATTTCAAACACATCCATGCTCATTTTGAATAAGATTGCGCAGTGTATGTACATACGCTGCGCATATATggcaatatgtatatatagtcATTTCTTTGGCACGCCTTATAAGCCAAACCGCTGAACGTTTTTGACGTTTGAGGTGTCGCTGACCGTCATAATTGTGATGTTATAAGCTACATTAGTGCATTTACACATACGCCTCGTCATTCGGCGAAACATTTAAAGCGAGGACACACGTTGTCTCACGAGTTCGCACACGGAGCGAACGAGCAGCGTATATATAGCAGCGTAAGAGTTGGTTGTCGTCATTCCGATAGGTAGCTTAGCGTAAAAAAGCAagcatacatattttattacataatcatctttttcattcaatttaaatccGATAAGActgaaaaatttatcaaaaattcgTAAACTGGtgtgattttaaaatgtttactagGTGTTCCGCATATCTCTTTAGTTCGATGTAAACTTTTCTCCgatgtgaatttattttcgattGAAAGTTCAAATGAATCAACAAACTTTTGTAGTTCTTTGCAATGTATCATTGTATGAATGGATCCAATGAGTACGCCACTTTCTAAACCGTTAATAGCAACTTGTACCCACTGATTATGACTTCAACTAAGATCTTACAAAGCGATACGCCTACGAGACGATTAGTGAGGgactatatctatatttataacatttaattaaaataatcccCCCCCCCTCCTTCTGTGTTGTCGGCCACCTTAAATTCAACaagggaaataaaataaaactggtCCTCTGATTTGATTGCGATGCAgagatgtaaaatattaaatccgATTTTTTTGTGGCGGTCGCCATCTTGACCGATTTTCATCACATAGCTAATACTAACCACCGCAAGGAAACtggctttcaaatgaaaaaggCTGCATCAGAATCGGTCTATCCGTTTGAGAGCTACGATACCACAGACAGATAAAACAGACACGGAGGCAGGGTGGGTAAGTAGGTAGGTAGACAGGTAGTACTTGGAGAGCGCGACGCCGCCGGGCTGGTTGATGTAGCGCTCGTGGTGCAGCACGGCGTCGTCCCAGGGCACGTCGAGGAAGGCCAGCACCTGGCGCATGGTGCGCGCCGGCTCCAGCACCAGCGCCTCGTAGCGCACGAGCAGGCAGCGCGCGCGGCCCAGCGAGCGGCACTGCTGGTACATGGTCTCCACGGCGCGGTTCCACTTGCTCAGGCACTGCCGGTAGCTCGACAGGTCGAACCCGGTGATGGTCACCTGCCGGTTGCCAATGGCCCAGAGTTAAACGCCAGGTCGCCCGGTCGCGTTCGTTGCATTCATTTATCgattattacattaatctAATTAGATGATTTTATAGATTACTTCCTAAGAGAACACCGTCGTCAGCAGCCGTATGCAGCATGCCATAACCGACTTTTggtataaaagtaatataataacaagcataatttttttttcatagcattatatgcaatttttaaattacagacatataaaactaaaagcgTAGTCGAATTCGGCTTTTATGTGAGATACTGTTTTGGCAacgaaaatacaaacaaaaaaaagaaggGATTAAATGATGAGAGAAACTCACCTTTCGTGTTATTATAGAATGCACAGTGGCCCGGCCGTCCCgcaccataaaaataaatttggcaTTGGGAAACAGTTCTAAGGCATAAGTCCCCATTTTCAACATGAGGGGATCCTTGTTACACAAACGCGGCGCGTAGTCACCGTGGCGCACGATCACCTCGAGACAGAAAGCGGCGATGGCGTTGTCGATGACGTTCTTAGAGACGCCGGCCTGCTCCAGGCGCATGCTCTCCTTCTGGGACTTCATCCAGTACTGGCGCATCTGCAGGATGCGCGGCACGACGCGCGTCTCCTGGCCGCAGCGCACGTCGGGGTGCGCGTCCAGCATGGCGCGCATGAGCGTGGTGCCCGAGCGCGGCACGCCGCCGATGAAGATGAGCGGCAAGTCGCGGCCCTCGACGGGCTGCCCCAGGTCGCGCGGGCTGAGCGAGCggcccgcgccgcgcccgcgccacGCCCACAGCAGCGCCGCGCCCGCCACCAGCGCTAGCGCCAGCCGCAGCCGCGCGCCGCGACCCATGCGGCCGGCCTGCCTGCAACCGACCGCCC encodes the following:
- the LOC119834962 gene encoding protein-tyrosine sulfotransferase isoform X3 yields the protein MGRGARLRLALALVAGAALLWAWRGRGAGRSLSPRDLGQPVEGRDLPLIFIGGVPRSGTTLMRAMLDAHPDVRCGQETRVVPRILQMRQYWMKSQKESMRLEQAGVSKNVIDNAIAAFCLEVIVRHGDYAPRLCNKDPLMLKMGTYALELFPNAKFIFMVRDGRATVHSIITRKVTITGFDLSSYRQCLSKWNRAVETMYQQCRSLGRARCLLVRYEALVLEPARTMRQVLAFLDVPWDDAVLHHERYINQPGGVALSNVERSSDQVVRPVNLDALDKWVGGLPADVRAEMAELAPMLSVLGYDPWANPPRYADLLRAPHDPHEPHDPHAPLPPAETPRPP
- the LOC119834962 gene encoding protein-tyrosine sulfotransferase isoform X1, coding for MQAGRMGRGARLRLALALVAGAALLWAWRGRGAGRSLSPRDLGQPVEGRDLPLIFIGGVPRSGTTLMRAMLDAHPDVRCGQETRVVPRILQMRQYWMKSQKESMRLEQAGVSKNVIDNAIAAFCLEVIVRHGDYAPRLCNKDPLMLKMGTYALELFPNAKFIFMVRDGRATVHSIITRKVTITGFDLSSYRQCLSKWNRAVETMYQQCRSLGRARCLLVRYEALVLEPARTMRQVLAFLDVPWDDAVLHHERYINQPGGVALSNVERSSDQVVRPVNLDALDKWVGGLPADVRAEMAELAPMLSVLGYDPWANPPRYADLLRAPHDPHEPHDPHAPLPPAETPRPP